The following proteins come from a genomic window of Mycobacterium sp. DL:
- a CDS encoding TrkA family potassium uptake protein, translated as MRVVVMGCGRVGASLSDSLARIGHDVAVIDRDGTAFHRLSADFSGERVLGMGFDRDVLLRAGIEDAAAFAAVSSGDNSNIISARVARETFGVSRVVARIYDAKRAAVYERLGIPTVATVPWTTDRLLNVLTRETETTKWRDPTGNVGVTELALHEDWVGRRVTELEAATAGRVSFMIRFGAGTLPDAKTVIQAGDQVYLAAISGHIAEALAIAALPPSADSES; from the coding sequence GTGCGTGTAGTGGTGATGGGATGCGGCCGGGTGGGCGCATCCCTGTCGGACAGCCTGGCCAGGATCGGCCACGACGTCGCTGTGATCGACCGGGACGGAACAGCTTTCCACCGGCTCTCCGCCGACTTCTCCGGCGAACGCGTGCTCGGGATGGGCTTCGACCGTGACGTGCTGTTGCGTGCCGGCATCGAGGACGCCGCAGCCTTCGCGGCGGTCTCCTCGGGTGACAACTCCAACATCATCTCCGCGCGCGTCGCGCGTGAGACGTTCGGTGTGTCGCGGGTGGTCGCGCGCATCTACGACGCCAAGCGCGCGGCGGTCTACGAACGACTCGGTATCCCCACCGTCGCGACCGTGCCGTGGACAACCGATCGGCTGCTCAACGTCCTGACCCGGGAGACCGAGACCACCAAGTGGCGCGACCCCACGGGCAACGTCGGGGTGACCGAGCTCGCATTGCACGAGGACTGGGTGGGCCGCCGGGTGACCGAGCTGGAAGCCGCCACCGCGGGGCGGGTCTCCTTCATGATCCGCTTCGGCGCCGGCACGCTGCCGGACGCCAAGACCGTCATCCAGGCCGGCGACCAGGTGTACCTGGCCGCGATCTCCGGCCACATCGCCGAAGCACTGGCCATCGCGGCGTTGCCGCCCAGCGCGGACTCGGAGTCGTGA
- a CDS encoding APC family permease: MSKLSTAARRLLLGRPFRSDNLSHTLLPKRIALPVFASDALSSTAYAPEEIFLVLSVAGLASYSMAPWIGLAVAAVMLIVIASYRQNVHAYPSGGGDYEVVNTNLGPTAGLTVASALLVDYVLTVAVSMSAAMSNIGSAVPFINEHKVWFAVAAILTLAALNLRGIRESGTAFAIPTYAFMIGMSIMLAWGFFQIYVLGTPLRAESADFEMHSEHGDVLGFALIFLVARAFSSGSAALTGVEAISNGVPAFRKPKSRNAATTLLMLGVIAVTLFMGIIMLARAIGVQIAERPSEQLVGAPENYQQKTLIVQLAETVFHGFPLGLFLIALVTALILVLAANTAFNGFPVLGSILAQDRYLPRQLHTRGDRLAFSNGILFLAFGAVAFVVAFQAQVTALIQLYIVGVFVSFTFSQIGMVRHWTRLLRTETDTAVRSRMKRSRVINAIGLICTGTVLVIVVVTKFVAGAWIAIVAMSALFGIMKLIHKHYASVSRELELRSAEADDMVLPSRNHAIVLVSNAHMPTLRALAYARATRPDMLEAITVSVDDAETRALVHKWEQSDISVPLKVIASPYREITRPVLDYVKRVGKDSPRTVVTVFIPEYVVGHWWEQLLHNQSALRLKGRLLFEPNVMVTSVPWQLSSSERLKKLQPQSAPGDARKGFLE; this comes from the coding sequence GTGTCCAAGCTTTCCACCGCCGCGCGGCGGCTGTTGCTGGGCCGGCCCTTCCGCAGCGACAACCTGTCGCACACCCTGCTGCCCAAGCGGATAGCCCTGCCGGTCTTCGCCTCCGATGCGTTGTCCTCCACGGCCTACGCCCCGGAGGAGATCTTCCTGGTGCTGTCGGTGGCCGGGCTGGCCTCCTACTCGATGGCGCCGTGGATCGGTCTGGCGGTGGCCGCGGTGATGCTCATCGTGATCGCCAGTTACCGGCAGAACGTTCATGCCTACCCCTCGGGCGGGGGCGACTACGAGGTCGTCAACACCAACCTCGGCCCGACCGCCGGACTCACCGTCGCCAGCGCTCTGCTGGTCGACTACGTGCTGACCGTCGCGGTGTCGATGTCCGCTGCGATGTCCAACATCGGGTCGGCGGTGCCGTTCATCAACGAACACAAGGTGTGGTTCGCGGTCGCGGCGATCCTGACGCTGGCGGCGTTGAATCTGCGGGGTATCCGCGAATCGGGCACTGCATTCGCGATTCCGACCTACGCCTTCATGATCGGCATGTCGATCATGTTGGCCTGGGGGTTCTTCCAGATCTATGTGCTGGGCACCCCGCTGCGTGCGGAATCGGCCGATTTCGAGATGCACTCCGAGCACGGTGATGTCCTCGGCTTCGCGCTGATCTTCCTGGTGGCACGGGCGTTCTCGTCGGGCAGCGCGGCCCTGACCGGCGTCGAGGCGATCAGCAACGGCGTCCCGGCGTTCCGAAAGCCCAAGTCCCGCAACGCCGCCACCACACTGCTGATGTTGGGCGTCATCGCGGTCACACTGTTCATGGGAATCATCATGCTCGCCAGGGCGATCGGCGTGCAGATCGCGGAGCGGCCGAGCGAACAGCTCGTCGGGGCGCCGGAGAACTATCAGCAGAAGACCTTGATCGTCCAGCTGGCCGAGACGGTGTTCCACGGCTTCCCGCTGGGTCTGTTCCTCATCGCCCTGGTGACAGCTCTGATCCTGGTGTTGGCGGCGAACACGGCGTTCAACGGTTTCCCCGTGCTCGGATCGATCCTGGCGCAGGACCGGTACCTGCCGCGCCAGCTGCACACCCGCGGCGACCGGTTGGCCTTCTCCAACGGAATCCTGTTCCTGGCGTTCGGCGCGGTTGCCTTCGTGGTGGCGTTCCAGGCTCAGGTGACCGCGCTGATCCAGCTCTACATCGTCGGGGTGTTCGTGTCGTTCACCTTCAGCCAGATCGGCATGGTGCGGCACTGGACCCGGCTGCTGCGCACCGAGACCGACACCGCGGTCCGCAGCCGGATGAAACGCTCCCGGGTGATCAACGCGATCGGCCTGATCTGCACCGGCACGGTGCTGGTCATCGTGGTCGTCACGAAGTTCGTCGCCGGAGCATGGATCGCGATCGTGGCGATGAGCGCGCTGTTCGGGATCATGAAGCTCATCCACAAGCACTACGCATCGGTCAGCCGCGAGCTCGAACTGCGTTCGGCGGAGGCCGACGACATGGTGCTGCCCAGCCGCAACCACGCGATCGTGCTGGTGTCGAACGCGCATATGCCGACACTGCGGGCACTGGCCTATGCGCGGGCCACCCGTCCGGACATGTTGGAGGCCATCACCGTCAGCGTCGACGATGCCGAAACCCGCGCACTGGTGCACAAGTGGGAGCAGAGCGACATCAGCGTGCCGCTGAAGGTGATCGCGTCGCCGTATCGCGAGATCACCCGCCCCGTGCTCGATTACGTCAAACGGGTAGGCAAGGACTCACCGCGCACCGTGGTCACGGTGTTCATTCCCGAGTACGTCGTGGGGCACTGGTGGGAACAGTTGCTGCACAACCAGAGTGCGCTGCGGTTGAAGGGCAGGCTGCTGTTCGAACCCAATGTCATGGTCACTTCTGTTCCCTGGCAACTCTCTTCCTCGGAGCGATTGAAGAAGCTGCAGCCCCAGTCGGCTCCCGGCGACGCACGCAAAGGATTCCTGGAGTGA
- a CDS encoding class I SAM-dependent RNA methyltransferase produces MSKTPETSAYAPPDELTLTTGAAANGGSCVARHDGRVVFVRYALPFETVRVRLTGNAGGRGSYWNAEVIEVLEASEDRIDPLCPIAGVDGSGCCDLAFADPGAARRLKGAVVANQLARLGGYHWRDESEATAQPVGERGATGWRTRVRLDTSRDGRAGFHRYHSPELVHQLDCAQLPPGMLAGIAEKQWPSESHVHVAIDDDGTRHVVVAGTPGARKGTSAGGGHRTTVAEGGYEAVQRVGGRSWQVPVTAFWQAHHDAPALYSSLVTEWAQLGEGMTAWDLYGGAGVFAAALAQAVGDTGRVLTVDTSRGASRSARAALADLSGVSVLTESVRRALAAQRQRADVAVLDPPRTGAGREVIDLLAAAEVPRIIHIGCEAASFARDIGLYRGHGYAVEQLEVFDSFPLTHHVECVAVLTR; encoded by the coding sequence GTGAGCAAGACTCCTGAGACGAGCGCATACGCCCCGCCCGACGAACTGACGCTGACCACCGGCGCCGCGGCCAACGGGGGGAGTTGTGTGGCGCGTCACGATGGCCGCGTGGTGTTCGTGCGGTACGCGCTGCCCTTCGAAACGGTGCGGGTTCGACTGACAGGCAATGCAGGTGGTCGCGGCTCGTACTGGAACGCCGAGGTCATCGAGGTGCTGGAGGCATCCGAGGACAGGATCGACCCGCTGTGCCCGATCGCCGGCGTGGATGGGTCGGGGTGCTGTGATCTGGCCTTCGCCGACCCGGGCGCCGCACGTCGGCTCAAGGGTGCGGTGGTGGCCAATCAGCTTGCGCGCCTTGGCGGATACCACTGGCGCGACGAGAGTGAGGCCACCGCGCAGCCGGTCGGCGAGAGGGGTGCCACCGGGTGGCGGACCCGCGTGCGGCTGGACACCTCGCGGGACGGTCGCGCGGGCTTCCATCGGTACCACAGTCCGGAGCTCGTGCATCAGCTCGACTGTGCGCAACTGCCCCCGGGGATGCTTGCCGGCATCGCCGAGAAGCAGTGGCCATCGGAGTCCCACGTCCACGTCGCGATCGACGACGACGGCACCCGCCACGTGGTGGTGGCGGGCACGCCCGGCGCCCGGAAGGGCACGTCTGCCGGAGGCGGACACCGGACGACCGTGGCCGAGGGCGGGTACGAGGCCGTCCAGCGGGTCGGCGGACGCAGCTGGCAGGTCCCGGTGACGGCTTTCTGGCAGGCACACCACGACGCGCCCGCGCTCTACAGTTCGCTGGTGACCGAGTGGGCACAACTGGGCGAGGGGATGACGGCCTGGGATCTGTACGGCGGCGCGGGCGTTTTCGCCGCGGCCCTCGCGCAGGCGGTCGGCGACACCGGCCGGGTGCTCACCGTCGACACCTCGCGTGGGGCGTCCCGCTCGGCGCGTGCCGCGCTGGCGGATCTCAGCGGCGTCTCGGTGCTGACCGAATCCGTGCGGCGGGCGCTGGCGGCGCAGCGGCAGCGCGCAGACGTCGCCGTGCTGGACCCGCCACGCACGGGGGCCGGCCGTGAGGTGATCGATCTGCTGGCGGCTGCCGAAGTGCCTCGAATCATCCATATCGGTTGCGAGGCTGCATCTTTCGCGCGAGATATCGGCCTCTACCGGGGTCACGGTTATGCCGTCGAGCAGCTCGAGGTGTTCGACTCGTTCCCGTTGACCCACCATGTCGAATGCGTCGCCGTGCTGACTCGCTGA
- a CDS encoding IS256 family transposase, producing the protein MAQMFPPAAVDALLADAEASGTPIDGPEGLLAQMTKAVLERALDVEIADHLGYEHGDPAGKGSGNSRNGHGRKTVLTTAGPVDLEVPRDRNGSFTPAIVPKRQRRLGQVEDMILSLYARGMSTRDITEHLGEVYGASVSAATISRVTDVVTDEIAAWQSRPVDPVYPILYIDAIRIKIRDGGVVANKAAHVVIGVDVDGIKQVLGIWIQQTEGAKFWHGVLTELRNRGCRDALFVCCDGLTGLPESIAAVWPAAIIQTCVVHLLRASMRYASYADRKKMAAALRPIYTASTEEAAALALEEFRAEWKTKSPGAVAVWDRAWAEFVPFLAFPVEIRKIIYTTNAIESLNYQLRKVTKARGSFPSDAAAMKLLYLAIRNINQKRGNQGQGTHNWTQALNTFAIQFPERLPL; encoded by the coding sequence TTGGCGCAGATGTTTCCGCCGGCAGCTGTGGATGCGTTGCTCGCCGACGCGGAAGCCTCTGGAACCCCCATCGATGGCCCGGAGGGGCTGTTGGCGCAGATGACCAAGGCCGTGCTCGAACGTGCATTGGACGTCGAGATCGCCGATCACCTGGGCTATGAACATGGCGATCCGGCCGGTAAGGGCTCAGGCAACTCCCGCAATGGCCACGGCCGTAAGACGGTGCTGACCACCGCCGGACCGGTCGATCTCGAGGTCCCCCGCGACCGCAACGGCAGCTTCACCCCGGCGATCGTCCCGAAGCGCCAACGGCGCCTGGGGCAGGTCGAGGACATGATCCTGTCGCTCTACGCCCGCGGGATGTCGACCCGTGACATCACCGAGCACCTCGGCGAGGTCTACGGCGCCAGCGTGTCGGCGGCCACGATTTCGCGGGTGACCGATGTCGTGACCGACGAGATCGCGGCTTGGCAGTCCCGTCCGGTCGATCCGGTGTATCCGATCCTCTACATCGACGCGATCCGGATCAAGATCCGCGACGGCGGCGTAGTCGCCAACAAGGCCGCCCACGTCGTGATCGGCGTCGATGTCGACGGGATCAAGCAGGTCCTGGGGATCTGGATCCAGCAGACCGAAGGGGCGAAGTTCTGGCACGGCGTGCTCACCGAGCTGCGCAACCGGGGCTGTCGCGACGCGTTGTTCGTCTGCTGCGACGGGCTGACCGGGCTGCCGGAATCGATCGCCGCGGTCTGGCCGGCGGCCATCATTCAGACCTGTGTGGTGCATCTGCTGCGAGCGTCGATGCGCTATGCCTCCTACGCCGACCGCAAGAAAATGGCTGCCGCGCTGCGCCCGATCTACACCGCTTCCACCGAGGAGGCCGCCGCCCTGGCGCTCGAGGAGTTCCGCGCCGAGTGGAAAACCAAGTCACCCGGGGCGGTGGCGGTCTGGGACCGGGCCTGGGCGGAGTTCGTGCCGTTCCTGGCGTTCCCGGTCGAGATCCGCAAGATCATCTACACCACCAACGCCATCGAGTCGCTGAACTACCAACTGCGCAAGGTCACCAAAGCACGCGGCTCGTTCCCCTCTGACGCCGCAGCGATGAAATTGCTTTATCTAGCCATCCGCAACATCAACCAGAAACGAGGAAACCAAGGACAAGGAACTCACAACTGGACTCAGGCCCTAAACACCTTCGCCATCCAATTCCCCGAACGACTACCCCTATAA